Proteins from a genomic interval of Arvicanthis niloticus isolate mArvNil1 chromosome 26, mArvNil1.pat.X, whole genome shotgun sequence:
- the Sema7a gene encoding semaphorin-7A — protein sequence MTPPPPGRAAPSAPRARVLSLPARFGLPLRLRLLLVFWVASASAQGHSRSGPRISAVWKGKDHVDFGQPEPHTVLFHEPGRFSVWVGGRGKVYLFNFPEGKNASVRTVNIGSTKGSCQDKQDCENYITLLERRGNELLVCGTNARKPSCWNLVNDSVVMPLGEMKGYAPFSPDENSLVLFEGDEVYSTIRKQEYNGKIPRFRRIRGESELYTSDTVMQNPQFIKATIVHQDQAYDDKIYYFFREDNPDKNPEAPLNVSRVAQLCRGDQGGESSLSVSKWNTFLKAMLVCSDAATNRNFNRLQDVFLLPDPSGKWRDTRVYGVFSNPWNYSAVCVYSLGDIDRVFRTSSLKGYHMGLPNPRPGMCLPKKQPIPTETFQVADSHPEVAQRVEPMGPLKTPLFHSKYHYQKVVVHRMQASNGETFHVLYLTTDRGTIHKVVESGDQGHSLVFNIMEIQPFHRAAAIQAISLDADRRKLYVTSQWEVSQVPLDMCEVYSGGCHGCLMSRDPYCGWDQDRCVSIYSSQRSVLQSINPAEPHRECPNPKPDEAPLQKVSLARNSRYYLTCPMESRHATYLWRHEENVEQSCEPGHQSPSCILFIENLTARQYGHYRCEAQEGSYLREAQHWELLPEDRALAEQLMGHARVLAASFWLGVLPTLILGLLVH from the exons GAAAGGACCATGTGGACTttggccagcctgagccacacacCGTGCTTTTCCATGAGCCAGGCCGCTTCTCTGTCTGGGTGGGTGGACGTGGCAAGGTCTACCTCTTCAACTTCCCGGAGGGCAAGAATGCCTCCGTGCGCACG gTGAACATTGGCTCTACAAAGGGGTCCTGTCAGGACAAACAG gACTGCGAGAATTACATCACTCTTCTAGAGAGGCGGGGTAATGAGCTGCTGGTCTGTGGTACCAATGCCCGGAAGCCCAGCTGCTGGAACCTG GTGAATGACAGTGTGGTGATGCCACTTGGTGAGATGAAAGGCTATGCCCCCTTCAGCCCGGATGAGAACTCCCTGGTTCTGTTTGAAG GGGATGAAGTGTACTCTACAATCCGGAAGCAGGAATACAACGGGAAGATCCCTCGGTTTCGCCGCATTCGGGGCGAGAGTGAACTGTACACAAGTGATACCGTCATGCAGA ACCCACAGTTCATCAAGGCCACCATTGTGCACCAAGACCAAGCCTATGACGATAAGATCTATTACTTCTTCCGAGAAGACAACCCTGACAAGAACCCCGAGGCTCCTCTCAATGTGTCCCGAGTGGCCCAGTTGTGCAGG GGGGATCAAGGTGGTGAGAGTTCATTGTCTGTCTCCAAGTGGAACACTTTCCTGAAAGCCATGCTCGTTTGCAGCGACGCAGCCACCAACAGGAACTTCAATCGGCTGCAAGACGTCTTCCTGCTCCCTGACCCCAGTGGCAAGTGGAGAGATACCAGGGTCTATGGCGTTTTCTCCAACCCCTG GAACTACTCAGCTGTCTGTGTGTATTCACTTGGTGACATTGATAGAGTCTTCCGTACCTCCTCGCTCAAAGGGTACCACATGGGCCTTCCCAACCCTCGACCTGGCATG tGCCTCCCAAAGAAGCAGCCCATACCCACGGAAACCTTCCAGGTAGCTGATAGTCACCCAGAGGTGGCCCAGAGGGTGGAACCCATGGGGCCACTGAAGACTCCATTGTTCCACTCTAAGTACCATTACCAGAAGGTGGTCGTCCACCGCATGCAAGCCAGCAATGGAGAGACCTTCCATGTGCTTTACCTAACCACAG ACAGGGGCACCATTCACAAGGTCGTGGAATCCGGGGACCAGGGACACAGCTTGGTCTTCAACATCATGGAGATCCAGCCCTTTCACCGCGCAGCTGCCATCCAGGCCATATCATTGGATGCTGACCGG CGGAAGCTCTATGTGACCTCCCAGTGGGAAGTGAGCCAGGTACCCCTGGACATGTGTGAGGTCTACAGCGGAGGCTGCCATGGCTGCCTCATGTCCCGAGACCCCTACTGTGGCTGGGACCAGGACCGCTGCGTGTCTATCTACAGTTCCCAACG GTCAGTGCTGCAGTCCATTAATCCAGCTGAGCCACACAGAGAGTGTCCCAACCCTAAACCAG ACGAGGCTCCCTTGCAGAAGGTTTCCCTGGCTCGGAACTCTCGATACTACCTGACCTGCCCCATGGAGTCCCGCCACGCCACCTACTTATGGCGCCACGAGGAGAATGTGGAACAGAGCTGTGAACCAGGCCACCAAAGCCCTAGCTGCATCCTATTCATAGAGAATCTCACAGCCCGTCAGTATGGCCACTACCGCTGTGAGGCCCAAGAGGGTTCCTACCTCCGTGAGGCTCAACACTGGGAGCTGCTGCCGGAGGACAGAGCACTGGCCGAACAGCTAATGGGCCATGCCCGGGTTCTGGCCGCCTCCTTCTGGCTGGGGGTCCTGCCCACGCTCATACTTGGTCTGCTGGTTCATTAG